Proteins from one Brevibacillus humidisoli genomic window:
- a CDS encoding UDP-N-acetylmuramyl pentapeptide phosphotransferase, with product MSGSWRDTSWLLLLSVLIPVCCHLLCYRRFRWGLIRQGLVRRNYRNKRIPTSGGMLLASAATLAMLIVTSLGWLTGGIVVDGPTFLLFCCGSLIMLLLGWQDDRANDGSNKGFRGHLHAFWSERRLTSGLVKCVGGGLTALLLSIALSQGVEEVLVHAGLLALFSNLINLFDLRPTRALKAFWLSAAALLTTVPSLLFSPAVWVWILPVMTASILFFGPDARGQMMLGDAGANYLGFLLGFGSLLVLPFTAKAAVLIVLIVLHLLAEMISFTRIIEAVPLLRRLDEWGRPV from the coding sequence ATGAGCGGGAGTTGGAGAGACACCTCCTGGCTGCTGCTTCTCTCTGTGCTGATTCCCGTGTGCTGCCACCTCCTGTGCTATCGCCGCTTTAGGTGGGGACTAATTCGCCAGGGATTGGTGCGCAGAAATTATCGAAACAAGCGGATTCCCACTTCTGGGGGGATGCTGCTGGCCAGTGCAGCGACGCTTGCGATGCTGATCGTGACCAGTCTTGGCTGGTTGACCGGCGGCATCGTCGTAGATGGGCCGACGTTTCTCTTGTTCTGCTGCGGGTCCTTGATCATGCTGCTATTAGGCTGGCAGGATGACCGGGCCAACGATGGGAGCAACAAGGGGTTCCGCGGACATCTCCATGCTTTCTGGTCGGAGCGGCGGCTAACCAGCGGTCTGGTCAAATGTGTAGGGGGCGGATTGACGGCACTGCTGCTCAGCATCGCCCTCTCACAAGGAGTAGAGGAGGTCCTGGTTCATGCCGGGCTGTTGGCTCTATTCAGCAACTTGATCAATTTATTTGACCTGCGTCCAACACGGGCGCTCAAAGCCTTTTGGCTGTCAGCAGCCGCCTTGCTGACTACCGTTCCTTCCTTACTCTTTTCTCCTGCCGTCTGGGTATGGATCCTACCGGTGATGACAGCCAGCATTCTTTTTTTTGGTCCCGATGCTCGCGGACAGATGATGCTGGGAGATGCAGGGGCCAACTACCTTGGGTTTTTGCTAGGGTTTGGTTCGTTGCTGGTACTGCCGTTTACGGCCAAGGCAGCCGTACTGATCGTCTTGATTGTACTGCACCTGCTGGCCGAGATGATCTCGTTTACCCGGATTATCGAAGCGGTTCCGCTGCTTAGGCGACTTGATGAGTGGGGACGGCCGGTGTAA
- a CDS encoding glycosyltransferase family 2 protein, with translation MKRVSIVVPAFNEAQHIVATLQAIRHRVPCDELIVVDDGSRDETAILAADLAGRVLCHDGNRGKGKALQTGWNAASGEIVVLLDADLRESAGEAHHLIYPVLAGECDMAIAQLPAPLRKAGLGLAKGLARQGIRWLTGFHAMAPLSGQRAVRREVLHAVGKLDEGFGVEVGLTVDALRAGYSVKEVPVPFTHRQTGNDWHGFLHRGREFVAIGRALGQKWKEGLKA, from the coding sequence ATGAAAAGAGTTAGCATTGTCGTACCGGCTTTTAACGAAGCCCAACATATCGTCGCCACGCTGCAGGCGATACGTCATCGTGTACCTTGTGACGAACTGATTGTGGTTGACGATGGCAGTCGAGATGAAACGGCTATCCTGGCTGCCGATCTGGCTGGCCGGGTCCTGTGCCATGATGGAAACAGGGGCAAGGGGAAGGCATTGCAGACAGGATGGAACGCCGCATCCGGGGAGATCGTTGTGTTGTTGGACGCCGATTTGCGGGAAAGTGCCGGTGAGGCGCATCATCTGATCTACCCCGTGCTCGCCGGAGAGTGTGACATGGCGATTGCCCAACTACCCGCCCCCCTGCGGAAAGCGGGACTGGGGTTGGCCAAAGGGTTGGCCAGGCAGGGCATCCGCTGGCTGACCGGCTTTCACGCGATGGCGCCGTTGTCAGGTCAACGGGCTGTGCGCAGAGAAGTGCTGCATGCCGTTGGAAAACTGGATGAGGGCTTTGGTGTGGAAGTAGGCTTGACGGTGGATGCACTGCGAGCAGGGTATTCGGTGAAAGAAGTACCGGTACCCTTTACACATCGCCAGACCGGAAACGATTGGCACGGTTTTCTCCACCGCGGCCGAGAGTTTGTCGCGATTGGCCGCGCGCTGGGGCAAAAGTGGAAAGAGGGGCTGAAGGCATGA
- a CDS encoding copper transporter translates to MIHIRYHLVTIAAIFLALGIGILLGGTAGQSWFAARQQEFLITMEEKYDQALQSNNELKQQVNELIIQVEQSNEEVIHLMAARYADDLQGQKVYVWRPEDLQMDYLERVLASVGVQTVPFQPDQTDFTYPLLLFGKERPSWVATLPASCKWLHVETVPDTPAKQWKLLENVQLLLKEMRWEHEKS, encoded by the coding sequence ATGATCCATATTCGTTATCACTTGGTCACAATTGCAGCGATTTTTCTTGCCCTAGGGATCGGAATCCTGTTGGGAGGAACTGCCGGTCAGTCCTGGTTTGCTGCTCGCCAGCAGGAGTTTTTGATCACGATGGAAGAGAAGTATGACCAGGCTCTGCAAAGCAATAACGAGTTGAAGCAGCAGGTGAACGAACTGATCATTCAAGTGGAGCAGAGCAACGAGGAAGTGATCCATCTGATGGCTGCCCGCTACGCCGATGATCTGCAAGGGCAGAAAGTATATGTATGGCGTCCGGAAGATCTGCAGATGGACTACTTGGAACGGGTGTTAGCCTCTGTCGGCGTGCAAACCGTTCCGTTTCAGCCGGATCAGACTGATTTTACCTACCCTTTGCTGCTGTTTGGCAAGGAACGTCCGTCGTGGGTTGCGACTCTGCCTGCCTCATGCAAATGGCTCCACGTGGAGACGGTGCCTGACACACCAGCCAAGCAGTGGAAGTTGTTGGAGAACGTGCAGCTTCTGCTCAAGGAGATGAGGTGGGAACATGAAAAGAGTTAG
- the steA gene encoding putative cytokinetic ring protein SteA — protein MLNRLKRTNSYFITTSLVADDKTKQLCKRIQPGQIALLCHEDVDEVAAVSLLEARVGAVINTAPFMTGSYPATGARRLLDAGIPLYEVAESVPHRLMQLPDHTPVTIKGHQLYIQADEPIVIPLRFITASTIEQKSQEAYTRLDQTLSQFIDNTLMYAHLEKDLFLKPLARLRLPVNMANRHVVVVVRGKHYREDLHMLSSYIKEYRPVLIAVDGGADALLEKGYQPDVIIGDMDSVTDRALRCGAEVVVHAYPDGRAPGRERVERLGVPFQILPAPGTSEDVAMLLAYEEQAELIVTIGTHTNMIDFLEKGRKGMASTLLVRTKIGPKLIDAKGVSQLYQPRVSWSSWALFASAAIVPIVAILAVNPITRHAAYMIWKQWKMLTF, from the coding sequence GTGTTGAACAGACTGAAGCGAACCAACTCCTACTTCATTACCACCAGCTTGGTTGCGGATGACAAGACAAAACAATTGTGCAAGCGGATACAGCCAGGCCAGATTGCTTTGCTGTGTCACGAGGATGTAGATGAGGTAGCCGCTGTTTCTCTGTTGGAAGCCCGTGTGGGAGCGGTGATCAATACGGCGCCCTTTATGACCGGCAGCTATCCGGCGACTGGAGCCAGGCGGCTGCTGGATGCGGGGATTCCTCTGTACGAGGTGGCAGAGTCCGTTCCCCATCGGTTGATGCAGCTTCCCGACCATACCCCAGTTACAATTAAGGGTCATCAATTGTACATACAGGCGGATGAACCGATCGTGATACCCCTTCGTTTTATTACAGCTTCTACCATCGAACAAAAATCGCAGGAAGCCTATACTCGTCTGGATCAAACCTTGTCACAGTTTATTGATAACACACTTATGTATGCCCATCTGGAAAAAGATCTGTTTTTAAAACCACTAGCCAGACTGCGCTTGCCCGTAAACATGGCCAATCGTCATGTCGTGGTAGTGGTGCGCGGCAAGCATTACAGGGAAGATCTGCACATGCTTTCTTCTTATATAAAAGAGTACCGCCCCGTATTGATTGCCGTTGACGGGGGAGCCGATGCGCTGCTGGAAAAAGGCTACCAGCCTGATGTGATCATCGGTGACATGGATAGTGTGACCGACCGTGCGCTGCGCTGCGGAGCAGAGGTGGTGGTCCATGCCTACCCCGATGGACGAGCACCCGGCAGGGAAAGAGTAGAACGGCTAGGGGTTCCATTCCAGATCCTGCCCGCGCCGGGGACGAGCGAAGATGTGGCCATGCTGCTGGCCTACGAGGAGCAGGCGGAACTGATCGTCACCATCGGTACGCACACCAATATGATTGACTTCCTGGAAAAAGGGCGCAAAGGGATGGCCAGTACCCTGCTGGTCCGAACCAAGATCGGTCCCAAGCTGATTGACGCCAAGGGGGTCAGTCAACTGTATCAGCCTCGCGTTTCCTGGAGCTCTTGGGCATTGTTTGCATCAGCTGCGATCGTCCCTATCGTAGCGATTCTGGCGGTCAATCCGATCACACGTCATGCTGCTTATATGATTTGGAAGCAGTGGAAAATGTTAACCTTTTAG
- a CDS encoding DUF2759 family protein — MNLFDVLMFFFTIFIAAGVYRSLKAKNMFAVAFGAVSLAVFLFSDALIIYYAFIKPAAG, encoded by the coding sequence ATGAACTTGTTTGACGTTCTGATGTTTTTCTTCACCATTTTTATCGCTGCTGGCGTTTATCGCTCATTGAAAGCGAAAAACATGTTTGCGGTTGCGTTCGGGGCGGTATCGCTCGCTGTGTTTCTGTTTTCCGACGCGTTAATTATTTATTACGCATTTATTAAACCAGCAGCAGGTTAA
- a CDS encoding VOC family protein, whose protein sequence is MTYHFAGIDHVQLAAPKGSEELARHFYHTVLGLEELPKPAELASRGGVWFQCGAQQLHIGIEEPFVPAKKAHPAIYVRGLAILKHRLQDSGIEVRKDTNLPDMTRFYVDDPFGNRLEFLERNNS, encoded by the coding sequence GTGACCTACCACTTTGCCGGTATTGATCATGTCCAACTGGCAGCCCCAAAAGGATCCGAAGAACTGGCGCGTCACTTTTATCATACGGTGCTAGGTCTTGAGGAGCTACCCAAACCGGCAGAACTGGCCTCCCGAGGCGGTGTCTGGTTCCAATGCGGCGCGCAACAGCTCCACATCGGTATTGAGGAACCGTTTGTACCTGCCAAAAAGGCACATCCGGCGATTTATGTACGCGGACTGGCCATCCTAAAACACCGTTTGCAAGACAGTGGAATTGAGGTTAGGAAAGATACCAATCTGCCAGATATGACACGCTTTTATGTCGATGACCCATTTGGAAACCGCTTGGAATTCCTAGAGCGGAACAATTCCTAA
- a CDS encoding metallophosphoesterase has product MSRLDFLKQLFYWITLPAGAGVYAVFVERYWPEVRTHTVYLDRLPVAFDGLRIVQFSDVHLGHYYGPRQLADVVDQIHSLQADLIAFTGDLYDRDLTYERETTEILARLSAPLGKWAVVGNHDYRAGAEAVGDLLRRSGFQLLHNRHSMLSKDGAGLLIAGVDDTLHGRPDIGSALQGITEEICTILLVHEPDFADVSKLHGVDLQLSGHTHGGQVRMPFIGHLVLPPHGEKYPDGLQQLDDSTLQVYTNRGIGTTGLPVRFFCRPEITLLTLRRRDRS; this is encoded by the coding sequence GTGAGCCGCTTGGATTTTCTAAAACAGTTGTTCTATTGGATCACGCTGCCGGCCGGCGCTGGGGTATACGCCGTGTTTGTCGAGCGGTACTGGCCGGAGGTCCGGACTCATACCGTATACTTGGATCGACTGCCAGTTGCTTTTGACGGATTGCGGATCGTGCAGTTTAGTGATGTTCACCTTGGACATTATTACGGACCTCGACAGCTTGCGGACGTGGTTGACCAGATTCACTCCTTGCAGGCTGATCTGATCGCCTTCACTGGGGACCTGTATGATCGTGATCTTACATATGAGCGGGAGACGACAGAAATCCTCGCCCGCCTGTCGGCACCCTTAGGCAAATGGGCGGTCGTCGGCAACCACGATTACCGTGCGGGAGCAGAGGCGGTCGGCGATCTGTTGCGACGATCCGGGTTTCAGCTTCTGCATAATCGTCACAGCATGCTCAGTAAGGATGGCGCGGGACTTCTGATCGCCGGCGTCGACGATACGCTCCACGGAAGACCGGATATCGGCAGCGCGCTGCAAGGGATAACAGAAGAGATCTGCACCATTTTACTCGTACATGAACCTGATTTTGCCGATGTGAGCAAGCTGCATGGTGTAGATCTGCAGCTATCTGGGCATACACACGGCGGACAAGTGCGGATGCCGTTTATAGGGCACCTGGTACTGCCGCCGCACGGAGAAAAGTATCCTGACGGACTGCAGCAATTGGATGACTCGACGCTGCAGGTGTACACGAACAGGGGGATCGGCACGACAGGGTTACCGGTCCGTTTTTTCTGCAGGCCGGAAATCACCCTGCTAACCTTGCGGAGGAGGGATAGGTCGTGA
- a CDS encoding beta-class carbonic anhydrase gives MSRLYEIMEHNQQFLEQKGYERFQTTKFPDKGLVVLSCMDTRLVELLPNAMNLKNGDFKLIKNAGAIVSHPFGSIMRSILVAIYELNAKEVCVVGHHDCGMSAVNPDGMMEKMVEQGISEETIHVLENAGVDLRKWLKGFNHVADGVKNSVHMIRNHPLLPKRVAVHGLIIEPHTGKLEIVEDGYPHVSNR, from the coding sequence ATGTCGCGTCTCTATGAAATCATGGAGCATAACCAGCAGTTCCTTGAACAGAAGGGTTATGAACGCTTTCAAACAACCAAGTTCCCCGACAAAGGGCTGGTCGTCCTATCCTGTATGGACACGCGGCTTGTTGAGCTGCTGCCAAATGCCATGAATCTGAAGAATGGCGATTTTAAACTGATCAAAAATGCAGGAGCGATTGTATCACATCCGTTTGGCAGCATCATGAGAAGCATCCTGGTTGCGATCTATGAGTTAAATGCAAAAGAAGTATGTGTCGTGGGGCACCACGATTGCGGCATGAGCGCGGTCAATCCGGACGGGATGATGGAGAAAATGGTAGAGCAGGGCATTTCCGAAGAGACGATTCATGTCTTGGAAAACGCCGGAGTTGATTTGCGCAAATGGTTAAAAGGCTTCAATCATGTCGCAGATGGAGTCAAGAACAGTGTCCACATGATTCGCAATCATCCCCTGCTGCCTAAGCGTGTTGCCGTCCATGGACTGATCATTGAGCCTCACACGGGCAAGCTGGAGATTGTAGAAGATGGTTATCCGCACGTAAGCAATCGCTAA
- the spo0A gene encoding sporulation transcription factor Spo0A, whose amino-acid sequence MSKIDVVLADDNREFVNLLEEYINSQHDMNVIGVAYNGNDVLKVLQDRVPDVLILDIIMPHLDGLAVLEHMQQMRLSPPPKIIMLTAFGQEEVTKKAVELGASYYILKPFDMDVLAQRIRQMISQNQTTFVSTVKSQPSAVKGRNLDASITNIIHEIGVPAHIKGYLYLREAITMVYNDVELLGSITKVLYPDIAKKFNTTASRVERAIRHAIEVAWSRGNLDSISNLFGYTISNSKAKPTNSEFIAMVADKLRIEAKIS is encoded by the coding sequence TTGAGTAAGATTGATGTTGTATTGGCCGATGACAATCGAGAATTCGTAAACTTGCTGGAAGAGTACATCAATAGTCAGCACGACATGAATGTGATAGGCGTTGCTTACAATGGCAATGACGTCCTCAAAGTCCTACAAGACCGGGTTCCGGATGTATTGATATTGGACATCATCATGCCCCACCTCGATGGACTTGCCGTGCTGGAACACATGCAGCAGATGAGGCTCTCACCACCTCCAAAAATCATCATGCTGACCGCGTTCGGACAGGAAGAGGTAACCAAAAAGGCAGTCGAACTGGGGGCTTCCTACTACATTTTAAAACCATTTGACATGGACGTGCTGGCACAACGGATCAGACAGATGATCAGTCAAAACCAAACGACGTTTGTATCCACGGTAAAGAGCCAACCGTCTGCAGTCAAAGGCCGCAATCTGGACGCCAGCATCACCAACATTATTCACGAGATCGGGGTTCCGGCTCATATCAAGGGGTATTTGTACCTTCGCGAGGCCATTACCATGGTGTACAATGACGTGGAACTGCTTGGCTCGATTACCAAAGTACTCTATCCCGACATTGCCAAAAAGTTCAACACCACCGCCAGCAGAGTGGAGCGTGCGATCCGCCACGCCATTGAAGTAGCCTGGTCCCGCGGCAACCTCGACTCGATCTCCAACCTGTTCGGATACACCATCTCCAACTCCAAGGCAAAACCGACCAACTCCGAGTTTATCGCGATGGTGGCCGACAAGCTGCGGATTGAAGCTAAGATTAGCTGA
- the spoIVB gene encoding SpoIVB peptidase yields the protein MIRQQRRKWLGSLLLLITALIVSSTPFQVLASLPDELRLFQGSLARWQISMPVMGTLTNSNPDILHVNGTEARQVNVDLSKPLSFEPRRTGETQLQLKWGSIPLKAVKVNVLPDIRVIPGGQSIGVKLQTAGVLVVGHHLVDTGKAKLSPGEKAGIHVGDMIVKINDLYINDMDDVKKIVNEAGSKHQSLDMLVVRGKEKVNLTLTPAKDAKDNEYRLGLYIRDSAAGVGTLTFYEPRSGAYGALGHVISDVDTGQPIVVGDGQIVQASVTSIEKGESGNPGEKFARFFNESHILGSITRNTPFGIFGKIKEQPQQHSHQEPIPVALAEEVREGPAKILTVVDGQQVEEFDIEIVNVVKQHFPATKGMIIKITDKRLLEKTGGIVQGMSGSPIIQSGKLVGAVTHVFVNDPTSGYGCFIEWMLQDAGIPLQKSKLKAG from the coding sequence GTGATCCGTCAACAGAGAAGAAAATGGTTGGGAAGTTTGCTATTGCTCATCACCGCCCTGATCGTCAGCTCAACCCCGTTTCAAGTCCTAGCGTCTCTGCCGGATGAACTCCGTCTCTTCCAAGGGTCGCTGGCCAGATGGCAAATCTCCATGCCGGTTATGGGTACGCTAACCAACAGTAATCCCGATATTCTCCATGTCAATGGCACCGAGGCGAGGCAAGTAAACGTTGATCTAAGCAAACCGCTTTCATTTGAACCACGCAGAACGGGGGAGACCCAACTGCAGTTAAAGTGGGGAAGCATCCCGTTAAAAGCGGTAAAAGTAAATGTCCTGCCTGATATTCGCGTCATCCCGGGAGGACAGTCGATCGGGGTAAAACTACAGACAGCGGGTGTATTGGTCGTCGGACATCACCTGGTCGATACCGGAAAAGCAAAATTGTCCCCTGGAGAAAAGGCGGGGATCCATGTTGGTGACATGATTGTCAAGATAAACGACCTGTACATCAACGACATGGACGATGTGAAAAAAATCGTCAATGAAGCGGGAAGCAAGCATCAATCCCTCGACATGTTGGTTGTCCGCGGAAAAGAGAAGGTGAACCTGACGTTAACACCGGCGAAAGACGCCAAGGACAATGAATACCGTCTGGGATTGTACATTCGTGATTCCGCTGCAGGGGTGGGAACACTTACGTTTTACGAGCCGCGATCGGGTGCATACGGGGCGCTCGGCCACGTGATCTCAGATGTAGACACCGGGCAGCCAATTGTTGTTGGAGATGGACAAATCGTACAAGCAAGCGTTACCTCCATCGAGAAAGGGGAGAGCGGCAACCCTGGAGAAAAGTTTGCCCGCTTTTTCAATGAGAGCCACATCCTGGGTTCCATCACCCGCAACACTCCTTTTGGGATCTTCGGAAAAATAAAGGAGCAGCCGCAACAACACTCCCACCAGGAGCCGATTCCCGTTGCGCTGGCAGAAGAGGTACGGGAAGGCCCGGCGAAAATCCTGACCGTTGTCGATGGGCAGCAAGTAGAGGAGTTTGACATTGAGATCGTCAATGTGGTGAAACAACACTTTCCGGCGACCAAAGGAATGATCATCAAGATAACGGACAAGCGCTTGTTGGAGAAAACAGGGGGAATCGTACAAGGGATGAGCGGTAGCCCGATTATCCAAAGCGGCAAATTGGTTGGAGCGGTTACCCATGTCTTTGTCAATGATCCAACTTCTGGTTACGGTTGTTTCATCGAATGGATGTTGCAGGATGCGGGGATTCCGCTGCAGAAGAGTAAACTCAAGGCAGGATAA
- the recN gene encoding DNA repair protein RecN: MLHELTIRNFAIIKSVTISFRRGLNILTGETGAGKSIIIDAIGLLLGERGSAEFVRHGEKRAEVEGLFELPKHSPAYAICEGFGVQVEADGMLVVRRDISLQGKNVIRVNGQLVTLAMLRELGPWLVQIHGQHDAHTLMQADKHIGWLDAYGESELSKTKQEYAQLYSAYRKTRQDLERMAKNERELAQRIDLLTYQLQEIEEASLEPGEDDKLLGLRKKWSNVEKVFAGIEDAYQSLYGEHHGLDWLGHAMSELERVLPYDDSLAPIVDSIRSAYYQIEDAVQSLRQVREQLEFSPEELAEVERRLDLISSLRRKYGKTVNDILEYAAAVQDELEEIQHYDDRLQKLESHLKELADDLAVEALELSVKRRELAKRLAAAIEQQLHELCMERARFAIEVRQQPDEQGIEVEGVKRQINARGIDQVEFMIAPNPGEPLRPLAKIASGGELSRIMLAIKTILASSDQVETFIFDEIDTGVSGRAAQAIAEKLARVAQHRQVLCISHLPQVASMADVHFLIYKEMGEQETVTNVTPLTDEERVIELARMLGGAEVTEKTKEHAQEMILMGKERKAVNAN; this comes from the coding sequence ATGCTGCACGAATTGACGATTCGCAACTTTGCAATCATTAAATCGGTCACGATTTCGTTTCGTCGAGGTCTGAACATCCTAACCGGCGAAACAGGCGCGGGCAAGTCGATCATTATCGACGCGATTGGTCTGCTTTTGGGGGAACGCGGCTCTGCTGAGTTTGTCCGCCATGGGGAAAAACGGGCGGAGGTAGAAGGACTGTTCGAGCTGCCCAAGCATTCCCCGGCGTATGCCATCTGCGAAGGATTTGGGGTTCAGGTGGAGGCGGACGGGATGCTGGTCGTCAGGCGGGACATCTCGCTGCAAGGGAAAAACGTAATCAGGGTGAACGGGCAGTTGGTCACGCTGGCCATGCTGCGTGAGCTAGGTCCTTGGCTGGTGCAGATTCATGGACAACATGATGCCCACACCCTGATGCAGGCCGACAAGCATATCGGATGGTTGGATGCCTACGGTGAGTCGGAATTGAGCAAGACGAAACAAGAGTACGCCCAGCTCTACAGTGCGTATCGCAAGACCCGCCAGGATCTGGAGCGGATGGCCAAGAACGAGCGAGAACTGGCACAGCGGATCGATTTGCTGACCTATCAGCTGCAAGAGATCGAGGAAGCCTCGCTTGAGCCTGGAGAAGATGACAAACTGCTCGGTCTCCGCAAAAAATGGAGCAATGTGGAAAAAGTCTTTGCCGGAATTGAAGATGCTTACCAATCCCTTTACGGGGAACACCATGGGCTTGACTGGTTGGGTCACGCGATGAGTGAGCTGGAGCGTGTTCTGCCTTATGACGATAGTCTTGCTCCGATCGTAGACTCGATTCGCTCCGCCTATTACCAGATTGAGGATGCGGTCCAAAGTCTGCGTCAAGTGAGGGAACAGCTTGAGTTTTCACCTGAGGAACTGGCTGAGGTGGAGCGGCGGCTGGATCTCATCTCCAGTTTGCGCCGAAAATATGGGAAAACGGTAAATGATATCCTTGAGTATGCCGCGGCTGTTCAAGATGAGCTGGAAGAGATCCAGCATTACGACGACCGTCTGCAAAAGCTGGAATCTCATCTAAAGGAATTAGCCGACGACCTCGCCGTGGAAGCGTTGGAACTCAGTGTAAAACGTCGTGAACTAGCCAAACGGCTTGCTGCTGCCATTGAGCAGCAGCTTCATGAGCTGTGCATGGAGCGGGCTCGATTTGCCATTGAGGTACGCCAACAGCCGGATGAACAGGGTATCGAGGTAGAGGGAGTGAAGCGACAGATCAATGCACGAGGCATTGACCAAGTGGAGTTTATGATCGCGCCCAACCCCGGTGAACCGCTGCGTCCGCTGGCCAAAATTGCATCAGGCGGGGAGCTTTCCCGGATCATGCTGGCGATTAAGACGATTCTGGCTTCAAGCGACCAAGTGGAGACCTTCATCTTTGACGAGATCGACACTGGAGTGAGCGGACGTGCTGCACAGGCGATCGCCGAGAAACTGGCTCGGGTCGCTCAACATCGTCAAGTACTTTGTATCTCTCATCTGCCGCAGGTCGCTTCCATGGCTGACGTCCACTTTCTGATCTATAAAGAAATGGGCGAACAAGAGACGGTGACCAACGTTACGCCGCTCACAGATGAGGAGCGGGTGATTGAGCTAGCCCGTATGCTGGGCGGTGCCGAAGTGACGGAAAAAACCAAAGAACACGCGCAAGAAATGATCCTGATGGGAAAAGAACGAAAAGCTGTCAATGCGAATTGA
- the ahrC gene encoding transcriptional regulator AhrC/ArgR, whose protein sequence is MNKGQRHIRIREIIANNEVETQDELVDYLRDAGFNVTQATVSRDIKELHLVKVPLADGRYKYSLPADQKFNPLQKLKRALMDSFIGVDHANNLIVMKTMPGNAMSIAALIDNLQWPEVVGTIGGDDTILIICRTDALSQEVIQRFLDML, encoded by the coding sequence ATGAATAAAGGACAACGCCATATCAGGATCCGAGAAATTATCGCCAATAACGAGGTAGAGACCCAGGACGAATTGGTCGACTATCTCCGAGACGCCGGTTTTAACGTGACCCAGGCCACGGTATCGCGTGACATCAAGGAACTGCATTTGGTTAAGGTGCCGCTTGCAGACGGGCGGTACAAGTACTCACTGCCCGCGGATCAAAAGTTTAATCCACTACAGAAACTGAAACGAGCCCTGATGGACAGCTTCATCGGTGTTGATCATGCCAACAATCTGATCGTGATGAAAACGATGCCAGGGAATGCGATGTCGATTGCGGCCCTGATCGATAATCTGCAATGGCCAGAGGTGGTGGGGACCATCGGCGGCGATGATACGATTCTGATCATCTGCCGTACCGATGCACTCTCTCAAGAGGTAATACAGCGATTTTTGGACATGCTGTAG
- a CDS encoding NAD(+)/NADH kinase: MKRIGIIANRGKPEARIVARELLHLLEEKGAEVVLDESIAHILGRPDLACPVEQFRERAELLCVLGGDGTLLGIARQLAGHALPILGINLGTLGFLSEAEPDNLQTAAESLLAGAYRIEQRMMLEATLLRKGEPLATYTAMNDIGIAKGSFCRIIQCAVYLDDQYVATFSGDGVIVSSPTGSTAYSLSAGGPIVAPNVDMLLLTPVAPHSLTARPMVFSADQMIRVEVDAVHQEMGLSIDGQFGYRLEGGDVICVKRSPHATPLIKWNDGSFFEVIRKKLQGEWE; the protein is encoded by the coding sequence GTGAAGAGAATTGGAATTATAGCCAACAGAGGAAAACCGGAAGCCCGCATCGTAGCGCGGGAGCTTCTCCACCTACTGGAAGAAAAAGGTGCGGAGGTTGTATTGGACGAAAGTATTGCGCATATACTGGGTCGCCCCGATCTGGCTTGTCCAGTCGAACAGTTTCGAGAACGTGCTGAGCTGCTCTGTGTACTTGGTGGAGACGGTACACTACTTGGGATCGCTCGTCAGTTGGCAGGACATGCATTGCCGATCCTGGGCATTAATCTGGGAACATTGGGCTTCTTGTCAGAAGCGGAACCGGATAATCTGCAGACGGCAGCAGAAAGCCTGCTGGCAGGAGCGTATCGAATTGAGCAGCGTATGATGCTGGAAGCAACCCTGCTGCGCAAGGGAGAGCCGCTAGCGACCTATACGGCGATGAATGACATTGGGATCGCCAAGGGATCGTTTTGTCGGATTATCCAGTGTGCCGTCTATCTGGACGATCAATACGTGGCCACGTTTAGCGGCGATGGTGTGATTGTCTCCAGTCCTACCGGGTCTACGGCTTACTCGTTGTCGGCTGGTGGCCCGATTGTAGCACCAAATGTAGACATGCTGCTGTTGACACCAGTTGCTCCTCACTCACTTACTGCGAGACCCATGGTTTTTTCTGCGGACCAGATGATTCGGGTCGAGGTTGACGCGGTTCATCAAGAGATGGGATTGTCCATCGACGGACAGTTCGGCTACCGGCTGGAAGGCGGAGATGTGATCTGCGTCAAGCGCTCTCCTCATGCAACACCATTGATCAAGTGGAACGACGGCAGCTTTTTTGAAGTGATTCGTAAAAAACTGCAAGGGGAATGGGAGTAG